In the genome of Pseudomonas sp. HS6, one region contains:
- a CDS encoding O-succinylhomoserine sulfhydrylase: MSQEWDAGRLDSDLEGVAFDTLAVRAGQHRTPEGEHGDPMFFTSSYVFRTAADAAARFAGEVPGNVYSRYTNPTVRAFEERIAALESAEQAVATATGMAAIMAVVMSLCSAGDHVLVSRSVFGSTISLFEKYFKRFGVEVDYVPLADLSAWDAAIKSNTKLLFVESPSNPLAELVDITALSEIAHAKGAMLVVDNCFCTPALQQPLKLGADIVVHSATKFIDGQGRCMGGVVAGRSEQMKEIVGFLRTAGPTLSPFNAWIFLKGLETLNLRMKAHCANAQQLAEWLEQQDGIEKVHYAGLKSHPQHELAQRQQKGFGAVVSFEVKGGKEGAWRFIDATRLISITANLGDSKTTITHPSTTSHGRLAPQEREAAGIRDSLIRIAVGLEDVADLQADLARGLAAL; encoded by the coding sequence ATGAGTCAGGAATGGGATGCCGGTCGGCTGGACAGCGACCTTGAAGGCGTAGCGTTCGATACCCTGGCCGTACGTGCCGGTCAGCACCGTACGCCGGAAGGCGAGCATGGTGATCCGATGTTCTTCACTTCCAGCTACGTGTTCCGTACCGCCGCCGACGCCGCTGCGCGGTTTGCCGGGGAAGTGCCGGGCAACGTTTACTCGCGTTACACCAATCCGACCGTTCGCGCCTTCGAAGAGCGCATTGCCGCGCTGGAAAGCGCCGAGCAAGCGGTGGCCACGGCGACTGGCATGGCCGCGATCATGGCGGTGGTGATGAGTCTGTGCAGTGCTGGCGATCATGTGCTGGTGTCGCGCAGTGTGTTCGGTTCGACCATCAGCCTGTTCGAGAAGTACTTCAAGCGATTCGGCGTGGAAGTCGATTATGTACCGCTGGCCGATCTGTCGGCCTGGGATGCGGCGATCAAGTCGAACACCAAATTGCTGTTTGTCGAATCGCCGTCCAACCCGTTGGCTGAGCTGGTGGATATCACCGCGCTGTCGGAGATTGCGCACGCCAAGGGCGCGATGCTGGTGGTCGACAACTGCTTCTGCACGCCTGCGCTGCAACAGCCGCTGAAGCTCGGTGCAGACATCGTTGTGCATTCGGCCACCAAGTTCATCGATGGCCAGGGTCGTTGCATGGGCGGCGTGGTTGCCGGTCGCAGCGAGCAGATGAAGGAAATCGTCGGCTTCCTGCGTACCGCCGGGCCAACCCTGAGCCCGTTCAACGCCTGGATCTTCCTCAAAGGTCTGGAAACCCTGAACCTGCGGATGAAGGCGCACTGTGCCAATGCCCAGCAACTGGCCGAGTGGCTGGAGCAACAGGACGGCATCGAGAAGGTGCATTACGCCGGTCTCAAGAGCCATCCGCAGCACGAATTGGCCCAGCGTCAGCAGAAGGGTTTTGGTGCTGTAGTCAGCTTCGAGGTGAAGGGTGGCAAAGAGGGTGCGTGGCGTTTCATCGATGCGACCCGTTTGATCTCGATCACCGCCAACCTGGGTGACAGCAAAACCACCATCACTCATCCAAGCACCACGTCCCACGGCCGTCTGGCGCCGCAGGAGCGTGAGGCGGCGGGGATTCGTGACAGCCTGATCCGCATTGCGGTCGGCCTGGAAGACGTCGCTGACCTGCAAGCCGATCTGGCGCGCGGTCTGGCGGCGTTGTGA